From Natator depressus isolate rNatDep1 chromosome 7, rNatDep2.hap1, whole genome shotgun sequence, the proteins below share one genomic window:
- the AVPI1 gene encoding arginine vasopressin-induced protein 1 — MGTPASVACDPLQRQAPEARARKRASANIFQGVGLLQLRQLFRSSGDARAEERAQLVLGYAGDRRTAQALRQLRGRQRRGRLPPQLSPAAQDSNHPRFEDSSSPGTDPSSTPRLEGPSRTGPRTRRRKRGPGPTGYLHQLKQ; from the exons ATGGGCACCCCGGCCTCTGTGGCATGTGACCCCCTGCAGCGCCAGGCTCCTGAGGCCCGTGCCCGGAAAAGAGCTTCTGCCAACATCTTCCAGGGCGTGGGGCTGCTGCAGCTGCGGCAGCTGTTCCGGAGCAGCGGGGACGCACGGGCCGAGGAACGCGCCCAGCTGGTCTTGGGCTATGCGGGCGACCGGCGCACGGCCCAAGCCCTGCGCCAGCTCAGgggcaggcagaggagggggcgGCTGCCCCCCCAGctgagcccagcagctcaggaCAGCAACCACCCAAG GTTCGAGGACAGCAGCTCCCCTGGCACAGACCCTAGCAGCACCCCGAGGCTGGAGGGGCCCAGCAGGACAGGTCCAAGGACCAGGCGGAGGAAGAGGGGGCCAGGGCCCACAGGGTACCTGCACCAGCTCAAGCAGTGA